CTTCCGCGATATCATCAATGTCATGAATCTCGTCTGCCAGACCGGCGTCAACAATGGCCTTGGGCATACCATAGACAACACAGCTCGCGTCGTTCTGCGCTATGGCACGTCCCCCCTTCTGCTTCAATACGCGCATGCCTTCTGCGCCGTCGCTCCCCATACCGGTAAGAATAACGCCAAGCGCTTTGCGTCCCACACTGTTGCCCACCGACTCCATAAGCACGTTGGCCGAAGGCTTGTAGAGCGCATCGGTCGGCTCCGTCGTAACAACCAGTTCCATGCGGCCACCGCGCAGGTCCAGACGGATATGCTTTCCGCCCGGAGCCACATAGGCCACACCGGGAACAATTCTGTCACCGGTTTCGGCTTCCTTGACCGTTATCTTGCAAACGCCGTCCAGACGTTTGGCAAAGGGGCCGGTAAAGGCAGCAGGCATATGCTGGGCAATCAGGATGGTGGCAGGAAAATCTGCCGGCAGCTGCGAAAGCACCTTCTGCACGGCTGGCGGTCCACCGGTGGAAACGCCTATCGCCACGATATCCCTCACCGGTCTGCCCGTACGGGATACCACCGGCCTGGGTACTGCGTGCGCCGCCGCAACGGCTGTTCCGTTGGTAGCAACGGCCGGGCGCACCGGGCGGGAAGGACGAGGCGGAACAAAACGCCTGCGGGAAATCTGCTTCACCTTTTCCTGAAGGTCCTCTTCTATCTTTACTATATCCAGAGAGACCTTGGAAAGCTGTTTAGGAATAAAATCAACAGCCCCGAGCTCCATGGCCTTCAGGGTGGCTTCTGCTCCCTCAACAGTCAGCGAGCTGACCATGAGAACGGGCCGGGGCATTTCCATCATGATATGACGAAGCGCCGTAAGGCCGTCCATGCGGGGCATTTCAATATCAAGGGTCACGACATCGGGGTTATGTTTACGGATCAGGTCCAGACCTTCCTGTCCGTCACGGGCAGTGGCAACAACCCTGATTTCAGGGTCCTTTTCAAGCATACTGCTCAACGCTTTTCTCATGAAAGCGGAATCATCTACTACTACGACTGTAATCACCCGTCACTCCTTGCGAATCTCGGTGACAAACGGAACTTGTACTTGTGTGGTTGAAAGAGCGAACCGATTGCGCCGCAGGCGCTTTCGATCCTCGCTGCATACGGGACGATTCTGGTCCTCATAGCACTATGGTAGAGAATTTCGAATGTTAATCAATACTAAATAAAATAAAATATTTTGGCAACGCACGAAAAAAAGCTTGCATTCATTTGGGAGCTACGTTAGTTACCACCTCCTCACGGGATGTGGCTCAGTTTGGTAGAGCGCTGCGTTCGGGACGCAGAGATCGAAGGTTCGAATCCTTTCATCCCGACCATGAAGGTCATAGGGCTTGCGGAAACTCCGCAGGCCCTTTTTTGATACTGCCGAACAGGCTGAGGCGTGCAGGCGCGCTCCCCGGCCGAGATGGAACCATATATAGTGCCTTGAAAAGGAGAAATACACAGATGCGCTACATCATCTCTTCTCTGCTGATTCTGGCTCTGTGTTCCGCATGCACCGCCAGAAGCATGAAGCAGTACAAACCCAGCGACATTCAGTGGGAATCCGGCAACGTGGTTTACGCTGTCGTGGACAGGGAAAAGAAAGACCACGTGAAGGTTGACGCCTCTCTGCAGAAGGTGTCGTTCAC
This region of Desulfovibrio subterraneus genomic DNA includes:
- a CDS encoding protein-glutamate methylesterase/protein-glutamine glutaminase, which encodes MITVVVVDDSAFMRKALSSMLEKDPEIRVVATARDGQEGLDLIRKHNPDVVTLDIEMPRMDGLTALRHIMMEMPRPVLMVSSLTVEGAEATLKAMELGAVDFIPKQLSKVSLDIVKIEEDLQEKVKQISRRRFVPPRPSRPVRPAVATNGTAVAAAHAVPRPVVSRTGRPVRDIVAIGVSTGGPPAVQKVLSQLPADFPATILIAQHMPAAFTGPFAKRLDGVCKITVKEAETGDRIVPGVAYVAPGGKHIRLDLRGGRMELVVTTEPTDALYKPSANVLMESVGNSVGRKALGVILTGMGSDGAEGMRVLKQKGGRAIAQNDASCVVYGMPKAIVDAGLADEIHDIDDIAEAIMAGLYK